TTAAGGCTTAGCCCTCGAAGCGACCCGATTCGATTCTTTTGGCCTCATCTACAGGCTTGAGGTAGATGTAGGTCCAGCATTCCACTTTTTGTCCATCTAACTCGACTTCTACCAGTTCTCTGCTATAGTGATCACCTTCTGGACTCCCTGTGTTGGCCCCCTCGTATTCGTCCAGAGTCACAAATAGGTCTTCAATATCCCCATTGATCTGAAGTAACTCTCCATAAATCCTATCATTCTCGTCATTTGAATGAAGTAGACCGGGATAAAATTTGATGCGGTATAGGCGACCCTTGAAACTAGCTTCTCCTAAAACTTGGGACATGCCATGTAGTTTTTTTGCGAAGGGATTGTCATAGGGGCTCATCAAGGTGCCGTACACAAAAAGCTTTCGATTCATAAGATTAGAGTCAATGTTTTTAACAAATATGGACATAGATGAACGAGTCTTTCGATTTTTTCAAATGATTATTTTAGTTATTTTTGACCTTGTCCACCTCATAAAAGCAGCATTTGAGAGGTCATTTGAAAAGTTAATAATATGGAAGTAAGAGGATCAGTGTTGATTAGTATCGATGAGTTTGTGAAGCAGAGACATTCATCAGATTACAATTCGTGGAAGGGTAAATTGTCAAAAGAAACCCTGGAGCTGCTAAAAAATCCAGGCCCACAAAAGTGGTATCCTGTAGAAGATGGGGTGATAGATCCAACCAAGCAACTTTGTGAGATGTTTTACGAAGATGCCAAAAAAGGCGCGTGGGAATCTGGGCGATACAGCGCAGAGGCTGCCTTGAAAGGAATATATAAGGTGTTTGTTTTGGTGTCTACCCCAAGCTTTATGCTAAAAAGAGCCAGTCGAATCATGACTACCTTCTACTCACCGACCAATATCGAGGTGGTAGATACTACTGACAAGTCGATGTTGCTGCATCTGACTCAGCTACCTGTGAATAATGAATTGATCGAGCACCGAATCGGAGGGTGGATCGAAAAGGCCCTTGAAATTTGTGGCTGCAAAGGATTGAAGGTGAAAATTAAGTCTTCCCTATCCAAAGGAGATGATCGTACGACTTTTGATATTACCTGGGAATAACAACAAATTGGTTGAAAATGAAAGCCCCTCACAGATTTCTGTGAGGGGCTTTTTTGAATAAAGGCCTAAACCTTTAAATAATTATTTCTTAGTACCAGTAACCTTCAAAGTCATATTTAATGCTAAATCAAAGGTCACCGGAACCTCATCTATGGTTGCAGACACGTTGACCGTAGCTTCTGGGTTTCCTAACAAGTAATTTTCCCAAGATGTCAAAATAAGATTTGATACTAGTAAAAGTAGGTCGCTTGAACCATTCTCTAATATTGCACCATCAACAGTTACTCCTCCCATCTCTGCATTATCACCAAACCACACTTCTAGGCTCAAATTCTGAGGATCACCACTATAATTACTAACGGTATAAGTTAATTCTGAAATCTCAATTTTAGTGATTTCTAAACCTTCTACATCTGTAGAAAATGTTCTTTCTTCACTAAAAGTAGTTGGATCATTCGCAGTTAGATTTACCTCGAAAATCTCATTAACAGTCACATCTTGGTTAAGTTCTACCTTATCCAAAACATCTTCTAAGTCACAGCTAGTTAGTGCAGTCATGAATAAAACTGCTGCAATCATTAAATAATTAAATTTCATAAGTTTATCAGTTATTAATATTGATCACAAAGCAATTGTTTTTACTTTCCGAAATAAGAGGTTTAATCATTTTCTATTGCCTATTATTGTAAATTAGGAGTTTCCTATAATGGGTTTAGGAGAAAACACGATGCAAACTAAGCGCTACTACTATCTGATAAAAGTACAATATTTGGGGTTTCGGTATCATGGCTTTCAGAAGCAGCCAGATGTCAAAACTGTACAACTCATGATCGAGCGTACACTGAACTATGTGCTGGGGCACAAGGATCATAAAATCCTCCCGTCAGGTCGGACAGATGCCATGGTCTCTGCCAATGAGGCCTATATCGAACTTTTCATATTTGAAGAGTTGGATAAGGATGATTTTCTTATTCAACTCAACCGTAATTTGCCCGCTGATATCAGAGCGCTGAACATAGAGGAAGTGGATCAAAAATTCAACATCATTCAAAATCCGAAGAGCAAAGAGTATATATACCTGTTCTCTTTTGGAGAGAAGAATCATCCATTTTCAGCACCGTACATCTGTCATATTCATGGGGATTTGGATTTGGATCAGATGATCATAGCTGCCGGCAAATTTCAGGGTAGACACAATTTTCAGAACTACGTCTACCGACCTTCCGAGAGCCGGCAGTTCGAGCGCGAAATGGAGTTGAGTGAAATAGTGCCCAATACATTTTATACCGCTAGCTTTTTTCCTGATCAGAGCTATGCTTTTCGTATCAAGGGTCCGGGATTTATGCGTCATCAGGTTAGGTTGATGATCGGTACACTTATAGAATTGGGCAAAGGAAACATCAGTATGGAGGAATTCGATCAATCACTTCTTGAAAAAAGAGCAGAACCATTTACATACATTGCACCCGCCTCAGGGTTGATTTTGCATCAGATAGGCTTTTAATGCCTGCTGTGGTGGGGTAAATTTTACGGATTTTGTGCGATTCACCCGGTTGTTAATTGCAGTCATCCTGTTTTATTTGTGCTCAATCGATACATTATGAAGAGAATAGGAATTATTGGTTTAGTGCTTCTGTCCGTGGCTTGCAGTCAAAAAGAAGCAAAACAAGAGGTAGTTGAAGAAACAAAAGCAATTCCTGAATGGGAGGCTACTTTATTTTATGAAGATCAGAATCAATTGGGCGAAGGGGCTATTTGGAATCACGAGCGCTCCGAGTTATGGTCTATAGATATTGAGGGCAAGAAGTGGTTTCAGCTGGATGTGAGTAATAAATCTCAGATCGTTCATCAGTTGGATCAAAGGATAGGAACCATCGTGCCAAGTACCGATGGTCGTGCTGTAGTGGCTCTGCAAGATGGAATCTATTATTATGCTGTAGAAACGGGAGAATTGGAATTGATCGCCAGTCCTGAATCACACCTCGATAGCATTCGATTCAATGACGGCAAGTGTGATCCTTCGGGCAGACTTTGGGTGGGTTCTATGCATCTGAATCAAATCGCTGATGCTGCAGGGCTCTACAAAATTGCTGGTGATAAAACTGCGGAGCAAATGCTAGATAGCATCACTATTTCAAATGGTATTGTCTGGTCTTCTGAAAAGAAGACGATGTTTTATATCGATACGCCTGACGGTAAACTTCGTGTATTTGACTATGACGATGCAACAGGAACCATCTCTAATGAGCGCAGCATGATGGATTTCAAAGAATATGGTTTTCCTGATGGCAGCACGATAGATGCTGAGGATAATCTATGGGTATGTCTCTGGAATGGAAATGGAGTGTTGCGAATCGATACCGAAACTGGTGAGGTAACAGGCAGAGTGAATGTGCCTGCTCATAATATTACTTCTTGTGCTTTCGGAGGAGAAAATCTTGATTCACTTTTTATCACTTCAGCTAGGGTAGATATGAGTGAGGCTGAATTGGATTCTTTGCCTTTGGCAGGTAGCGTGTTTGTGGCTGTACCTGGAGTAAAGGGTGTGCAAGCCAGTTTCTTTGCCGCAGAATAACTTTGTTTGCATAGGGTAATTCTCCTCTGAGTTTTTAGATTTGAGATATGAAACATTTCGCAATCATTCTCGCTTTAATGGTGCTTTTTGCTTGTAGTAGTGACAAGAAAAAACAACAACAAAGTCCTGCAGAAGTGGCAGAAGCCAAAACAACCATGAGTCCGAAAATTCAAAAGGGACTAAGGGTGTATAAATCCAATTGCCTGGCTTGCCATCAAGCGGATGGATCCGGTATAGCACGGGTCAACCCTCCTTTGATAGGTACTAAATGGGTGCTTGGAGACAAGGAAACATTGATCGGTGTAGTTCTGAATGGATTGGAAGGAAAAATTGAAGTGGATAGCGTCAAATACAACAGTGTAATGAATTCCTTTTCCTATCTATCTGATGAGGAGGTGGCTGCCTTGCTGACCTATGTGAGACAGAGCTGGGGCAATGACGCTTCAGAGATCATGGCTCAAGACGTGGCAGCTGTTCGTAGCAAAGAGGATTAGTTCAATTAAGTAAGAAAAATCAAAGGCCCAGTTGGTGAAAGATACCAGCTGGGCTTTTTGGTTTCTGGAGATTGGGTCTGTACATTGTTTAGGATGAGAAAAAGCGCTAAACTTATGGAAACAACAACCCAATAGCATGATTGATACTAAATACCCTCATTTGTTTGAGCCATTGGATCTTGGCTTTACAACAATCAAAAACCGATCACTTATGGGCTCAATGCATACTGGGCTAGAAGAGACCAAAGGCGGTTTTGAACGAATGGCCGCTTTTTATGGTGAAAGAGCCAAAGGCGGTGTAGGGTTGATCGTAACTGGTGGAGTTGCTCCCAATAGACAGGGCTGGGTCGGTCCCTTTTCTGCCCGGATGACCAAAAGAAGACATGCCCGACAGCACCGAATCATCACAGATCGAGTTCATCAGGAAGGAGGAAAAATTGCTATGCAGATTTTACACTCGGGCCGCTATGGATATCACCCCCTCAATGTAGCGCCTTCGGCAATCAAATCTCCCATTTCTCCATTCAAGCCCTTTGAGTTAAGCAAGCGAGGGATTCGTGTCACGATCAAAGATTTTGCCCGCATTGCGAGATTGGCCAAAGAAGCCGGATATGATGGAGTAGAAGTCATGGGGTCCGAAGGCTACCTGATCAATCAATTTATCGTTAGTAAAACGAACAGAAGAATCGACGAGTGGGGGGGGAGTTATGAAAACAGAATCAAATTCCCGATAGAAATAGTCAAAGCAGTTCGGGAAGCGGTGGGGCCGGACTTTATCATTATTTACAGGTTGTCCATGCTTGATTTGGTCCCTGGTGGCAGTACCTGGCAGGAAGTGGTTCAACTGGCCAAAGAAATCGAAAAGGCAGGAGCTACGATTATCAATACAGGTATCGGTTGGCATGAGGCTCGAATCCCAACTATTGCTACTATGGTACCGCGTGGTGCTTTCAGCTGGGTCACTAAAAAAATGAAGGAGGAAGTCCAGATCCCTCTTGTTACTACCAACCGAATCAATATGCCTCAGGTTGCGGAAGATATCCTGGCTAATGGTGATGCAGATATGGTATCGATGGCTCGACCTTTTCTCGCAGACGCTGAACTAATGGCTAAGAGTCTCGAGGGCAGAGAGGATGAAATCAATACATGTATTGCTTGTAATCAGGCCTGTCTGGACCATGTGTTTAAGCGAAAGATTGCGAGTTGTTTGGTGAACCCAAGGGCCTGTCATGAAACTGAAATTGTGATAGATACGGTCACTGAAAGGAAAAATATTGCAGTGGTCGGAGCAGGGCCTGCGGGATTGGCTTTTGCTACTACGGCAGCTGAACGCGGGCATGCCGTCACACTTTTTGATGCTGCGAACGAAATCGGGGGGCAGTTCAATATCGCCAAAAAGATTCCGGGAAAGGAAGAGTTTTATGAGACGCTCCGATATTTTACTAGAAAACTGGAGTTGACAGGTGTTACCTTAAAACTAGGTCATAGGGTTGATTCTAACGACCTTAAGGGCTTTGACGAAATAGTGGTCGCAACTGGAATCCAACCTCGAAGGCCTCTGATACCAGGTGTCGATCATCCAAAGGTTTTGTCCTATTTGGATGTATTGAGAGATGAAATGGAAGTAGGAGAAAAGGTAGCGATCATAGGTGCAGGAGGGATTGGTTTTGACACTGCGGAGTATCTGACGGCAGGAGAAGTAGAGGTGAGTTTGGATACATTTGAATTCCTAAAAGAGTGGGGTGTGGACCCTACTAACGAAGTGCGTGGAGGTATAGAAGGAATTAAACCCAAAGCCCATGCGTCCAAAAGGAAGGTTTGGATGTTTCAGCGTAGCAAAGGGAAAATGGGAGCTAGACTAGGAAAGACAACTGGCTGGATTCATCGTTTGGCTCTAAAAAACAAAAAAGTAAAAATGATCACAGCGGTTACTTATGATAAGATTGATGATCAAGGTCTGCACTATACCAGAGATGGGAAAAGTCAGATGTTAGAGGTGGATCATATCGTTCTGTGCGCGGGCCAATTGTCAGAGGATTCTCTGTATGAACAGCTAAAAGAGAAAGGGGCAATTGTACATAAGGTAGGAGGAGCAGCGGAAGCGCTAGAATTGGATGCCAAACGCGCCATAGATCAAGCTACGCGTCTGGCAACCAAAGTGTGATTAGTTTTTTGCTTTTTTACCTGCAGTAGCCAGATGCTTGGACTTAACGACTCTTTTTGTGAGTTTCCCTGAGAATTTGCCTATAGCAGCCTCGATTTCACCTACTCTAAATTTATAGTCGTCCTGAAAAAGCATTTGTTCTGATCCCACGTCATACAAATCAGATTGTATTTCTACTATGTTGGAGCTTACTGCATCAAAGTAGTTACCATAAGCATAGGTTCCCCATGAATAGGTCCCTCTATTGGTGAATACCACTCCACTACTAGTTGCAGAAGGAGTCCCCGCACCAGTGTATTGTTCTTTTTGATTGTAAGAGTAGGCATTTTGTTTTTCCATATCAACAAGCTTTACTACTAGTACACCATCCGCACCATGTTCCTGACATACTGCCTTTGCATCTTCTTTAGTAATATGCTCTGCACCAGCTAGCCTGGTCGTGTGGCTAAGTACAGTCACTACACCATAATCTTTAAAATCGTATGCCAATTCTCGTTCAAGCGTACGGCGATTTTCAATGTTTCGAACCAAAACAATCACCAAAAGTTTGTCTACTTGCGTTTCTTTGGTAGGTTTTTTTAGGTTTTGGGCATTCAATTCGCCAACCAAACTTGTGGCTAGCAATGCGCATGTCAGACTTAACAGGAGAGTAATTCTTTGCATAAAATAAAAGTAATTTGAATTCAGCATCAATATTACTCATATATGCTCAGTTGGATAGGTTAGATAAAGAAAAATTGGCTTATTCGCTTTATTCTTTACTTACTGGTAGAGGTGCTTCGTTGATCTCGTAAAATGTTCCGGACTTATGATCAGGCTTCATGCTAAAGCGCATAGATTGATCATCTGAAAGATAAATGTAGTTGCCTTCATCATCGAGCTTGTCGAAATAGAACATCATAGGTTGTGCAAAAATCTGCATTTCGATTTCAAAAGTCCTGTGCATAGAATATACAATCGCTTCATAATCTCCCACCTTGTAATTCCCTTCGAAGAGTGATGAGCTCAATTCCTCTGGTGATTTTTCTGAATTCTTTTTTTGAGTACATCCTATTATCAGCAGAAGAAAGCTCAAGAGGAATAAACCGTGTTTTACAGTTGATGACATTTCGAATCTTTATTAAAAAGATCAATTTATTGATCCTAAGGAGGAAAGAGAAGCCAGACGGGTATTAATTTCTTTTAGACTGACAATTATCATAGGATAAAAAGCTTTATTTATCATCCATTCTAATAGCATGATGATAAAATGATAGATTCGTGCTGTTAAATTTTTGGGAACAATTTGGAGCAAATTCAGTTAATAGGGTTGTTCCTTTTGAGGTCAAAGTAATGAATGTTCACTTTTAGTTTTAAGATTTAATGAAAGAAGTATTTGCCGATATTGTAACAATAGGAGATGAAATCTTATATGGTCAAATTCTGGATACCAATTCTCAGTGGATAAGCCAGCAATTAGATGATCTGGGGATCAAGGTCAGAAGAAAATATTCGATTTCGGATAAAAGTGAACTAATAAAAGAGGCGGTAAAAGAATCATTGGAAAAGTGTCAGCTGGTCCTGATTACTGGCGGACTCGGTCCTACCAAAGATGATTTGACGAAGCATGCT
This is a stretch of genomic DNA from Reichenbachiella ulvae. It encodes these proteins:
- a CDS encoding SMP-30/gluconolactonase/LRE family protein → MKRIGIIGLVLLSVACSQKEAKQEVVEETKAIPEWEATLFYEDQNQLGEGAIWNHERSELWSIDIEGKKWFQLDVSNKSQIVHQLDQRIGTIVPSTDGRAVVALQDGIYYYAVETGELELIASPESHLDSIRFNDGKCDPSGRLWVGSMHLNQIADAAGLYKIAGDKTAEQMLDSITISNGIVWSSEKKTMFYIDTPDGKLRVFDYDDATGTISNERSMMDFKEYGFPDGSTIDAEDNLWVCLWNGNGVLRIDTETGEVTGRVNVPAHNITSCAFGGENLDSLFITSARVDMSEAELDSLPLAGSVFVAVPGVKGVQASFFAAE
- a CDS encoding NADPH-dependent 2,4-dienoyl-CoA reductase → MIDTKYPHLFEPLDLGFTTIKNRSLMGSMHTGLEETKGGFERMAAFYGERAKGGVGLIVTGGVAPNRQGWVGPFSARMTKRRHARQHRIITDRVHQEGGKIAMQILHSGRYGYHPLNVAPSAIKSPISPFKPFELSKRGIRVTIKDFARIARLAKEAGYDGVEVMGSEGYLINQFIVSKTNRRIDEWGGSYENRIKFPIEIVKAVREAVGPDFIIIYRLSMLDLVPGGSTWQEVVQLAKEIEKAGATIINTGIGWHEARIPTIATMVPRGAFSWVTKKMKEEVQIPLVTTNRINMPQVAEDILANGDADMVSMARPFLADAELMAKSLEGREDEINTCIACNQACLDHVFKRKIASCLVNPRACHETEIVIDTVTERKNIAVVGAGPAGLAFATTAAERGHAVTLFDAANEIGGQFNIAKKIPGKEEFYETLRYFTRKLELTGVTLKLGHRVDSNDLKGFDEIVVATGIQPRRPLIPGVDHPKVLSYLDVLRDEMEVGEKVAIIGAGGIGFDTAEYLTAGEVEVSLDTFEFLKEWGVDPTNEVRGGIEGIKPKAHASKRKVWMFQRSKGKMGARLGKTTGWIHRLALKNKKVKMITAVTYDKIDDQGLHYTRDGKSQMLEVDHIVLCAGQLSEDSLYEQLKEKGAIVHKVGGAAEALELDAKRAIDQATRLATKV
- a CDS encoding gamma-glutamylcyclotransferase family protein; amino-acid sequence: MNRKLFVYGTLMSPYDNPFAKKLHGMSQVLGEASFKGRLYRIKFYPGLLHSNDENDRIYGELLQINGDIEDLFVTLDEYEGANTGSPEGDHYSRELVEVELDGQKVECWTYIYLKPVDEAKRIESGRFEG
- a CDS encoding c-type cytochrome, producing MKHFAIILALMVLFACSSDKKKQQQSPAEVAEAKTTMSPKIQKGLRVYKSNCLACHQADGSGIARVNPPLIGTKWVLGDKETLIGVVLNGLEGKIEVDSVKYNSVMNSFSYLSDEEVAALLTYVRQSWGNDASEIMAQDVAAVRSKED
- the truA gene encoding tRNA pseudouridine(38-40) synthase TruA, producing the protein MGLGENTMQTKRYYYLIKVQYLGFRYHGFQKQPDVKTVQLMIERTLNYVLGHKDHKILPSGRTDAMVSANEAYIELFIFEELDKDDFLIQLNRNLPADIRALNIEEVDQKFNIIQNPKSKEYIYLFSFGEKNHPFSAPYICHIHGDLDLDQMIIAAGKFQGRHNFQNYVYRPSESRQFEREMELSEIVPNTFYTASFFPDQSYAFRIKGPGFMRHQVRLMIGTLIELGKGNISMEEFDQSLLEKRAEPFTYIAPASGLILHQIGF